In the Topomyia yanbarensis strain Yona2022 chromosome 3, ASM3024719v1, whole genome shotgun sequence genome, one interval contains:
- the LOC131689132 gene encoding uncharacterized protein LOC131689132 encodes MGNSLCKEPNVNSSLRPGRMFNNFGNVVCPNGLGKSKTCINKTYLGRHVLETTPKSSTLDSWRSATLTVPNAGDTVIDRPPVAPPRKKRSTLERGTSPQMLKVKNGFKDVFGPDSRRASHDIQTTTLQDGTAQDTVDVGLQGRAQSCYEIDAKVDAFSDFSVIPTKTELEKPKAPMQNHISGKAATVGNRKSDRFFGENLSDSLSIVPVVPVVTERRKSAKKGMEDLDKIDQFIEKNVLKPILKEPTRNDTSTAEIKSPVQIETHKLKLAEEEKSNIEDSKNDLNEEKEKQLIKYIDDAVGKETNLGKKAEFLMAMLEDYPEDQYLGMVPVEEPVIVPRKRKSRHICDDTDHMHNMLHKHEECESSKNLITTEASIETPPRKPNRDFGKYLASLNGYSDSDESSTARPIRKQRPPSRRSLSTPPLPPKLPKSMSETQLRTNSNGASVDASRKTENSDDAKAHSPRTLKRIISMPSTTNLIRADSRSTTPQPSLQKSNSSSSILMKDLQKAQMSMGRFIPEDHHYNAADELVKPKSRLIHRKISVRSIDSTPSTPTPTQEKVPPKFTIGSREVVRSPPTPPSMTPPKVPKRRKSSANDSKHNPLLEPVTRKRPLPKEILGYDLGTFMDSSQVLHHHDITNVIEMVFKASAGNENIIKEFQVYLDDQINTEINDPNSKNPNCAKLLRILNGQGNEEDEDKLEDVKIDLVYSDDSNKSSDIDDCFDQEFERIEKTEIDDKLTQIVATKSPLQSRRTGSVDEVSGWFDTEAEIGSVVERSDKLGNMVNVKSHGPRLGRRESIEDVDDWFKLHTELFPAKETLIGVRGQRRGSDGFLTYDTTRHYPFGEAKHRCDSVSAEMFEDITKLHDLGVDKEKLNSPVSLLKNQRLQERRGSDGLVFYDTSCKFPFGEPNTDLPRALEEQSKKMDTNNETKHVTTNTKGDDDIQKYKRDSGESEHSTLLKFLSKEKLK; translated from the exons ATGGGAAACTCGTTATGTAAGGAACCCAATGTGAACAGCTCACTACGACCAGGGAGAATGTTCAACAATTTTGGAAATGTG GTGTGTCCCAATGGGCTAGGGAAAAGCAAAACTTGCATCAATAAAACCTATTTGGGGAGACATGT ACTGGAGACTACTCCGAAATCCAGTACGCTAGACAGTTGGCGTAGTGCCACATTGACCGTACCGAATGCTGGCGATACCGTCATTGATAGACCTCCAGTGGCACCACCTCGCAAGAAGCGCTCCACGCTGGAACGTGGAACATCGCCGCAAATGTTAAAGGTTAAAAATGGTTTCAAGGACGTCTTTGGGCCGGATAGTCGCCGTGCATCGCATGATATTCAAACCACAACATTGCAGGATGGAACGGCGCAGGACACCGTTGATGTTGGGCTGCAGGGAAGAGCGCAGTCATGTTACGAAATCGATGCAAAGGTAGACGCTTTCAGTGATTTTTCTGTAATTCCAACAAAAACTGAACTGGAAAAGCCCAAAGCACCCATGCAGAACCACATATCGGGGAAAGCGGCTACGGTTGGAAACAGGAAGTCGGATAGATTCTTCGGTGAGAATCTATCGGATTCCTTGTCGAttgtaccggtagtaccggttgTAACCGAAAGGCGAAAGAGTGCCAAGAAGGGTATGGAAGATCTGGATAAAATCGATCAGTTTATTGAGAAGAATGTCTTAAAACCTATATTAAAAGAACCGACACGGAATGATACTTCGACGGCTGAGATCAAGAGTCCAGTCCAGATCGAAACCCATAAGCTGAAGTTGGCTGAAGAGGAAAAGTCAAACATCGAAGACAGTAAGAATGATTTGAACGAAGAGAAGGAAAAGCAACTGATCAAGTATATCGACGATGCGGTTGGGAAAGAAACAAATTTGGGCAAGAAAGCTGAGTTTTTAATGGCTATGCTTGAAGATTATCCAGAGGACCAGTATCTGGGAATGGTTCCAGTAGAAGAACCAGTGATTGTACCACGAAAACGCAAGAGTCGACATATTTGCGATGACACCGACCATATGCACAACATGCTACACAAGCACGAAGAGTGTGAATCTTCCAAAAACCTAATTACTACTGAAGCATCCATTGAAACACCTCCACGTAAACCTAATCGTGACTTTGGGAAGTACCTGGCATCACTAAACGGCTACAGCGATTCTGACGAATCTAGTACAGCGAGACCAATCCGCAAACAGCGACCGCCGTCACGTCGAAGTTTATCGACGCCTCCCTTACCACCAAAATTACCGAAAAGTATGTCGGAGACTCAACTTCGTACAAATTCTAACGGTGCATCGGTCGATGCTTCTCGGAAAACAGAAAACTCAGACGACGCGAAAGCCCACAGCCCTCGAACCCTGAAACGAATTATTTCCATGCCGTCAACAACTAATCTGATAAGAGCGGATTCACGCAGCACGACTCCTCAGCCTTCATTGCAGAAGAGCAACAGCTCCAGTTCAATACTAATGAAGGATTTGCAAAAGGCACAAATGTCTATGGGTCGCTTCATTCCTGAAGATCACCACTATAACGCAGCAGACGAACTGGTCAAACCGAAATCTCGACTAATACATCGAAAAATATCCGTCCGATCCATTGATAGCACTCCTAGTACGCCAACGCCTACCCAGGAAAAGGTTCCACCTAAATTCACGATCGGTAGCAGAGAAGTCGTGCGATCACCTCCAACTCCACCTAGCATGACGCCGCCGAAGGTCCCCAAACGAAGAAAATCATCTGCTAATGACTCGAAGCACAATCCACTGCTAGAACCAGTTACGCGAAAGCGACCGCTTCCCAAGGAGATCCTCGGGTACGATTTGGGAACATTCATGGATTCATCCCAAGTGCTCCACCACCACGACATAACCAATGTGATTGAAATGGTGTTCAAGGCAAGCGCCGGTAACGAAAACATTATCAAGGAGTTCCAAGTTTACTTGGATGATCAGATTAACACGGAAATCAACGATCCCAACTCGAAAAATCCTAACTGTGCCAAATTGTTGAGGATTCTCAATGGACAAGGTAATGAAGAAGATGAAGATAAGCTGGAGGATGTGAAAATCGATCTAGTATACTCAGATGATTCAAACAAATCGTCGGATATTGACGACTGCTTTGATCAGGAATTCGAGAGAATAGAGAAAACAGAAATCGATGATAAGTTAACACAGATAGTTGCGACGAAAAGTCCGTTACAATCGAGACGAACTGGTAGTGTTGACGAGGTCAGCGGTTGGTTTGATACAGAAGCCGAAATCGGATCAGTGGTAGAAAGATCGGATAAGTTAGGAAACATGGTTAATGTGAAAAGTCACGGTCCAAGGCTTGGTAGGCGTGAGAGCATCGAAGATGTTGATGATTGGTTCAAGTTACACACTGAACTGTTTCCGGCCAAGGAAACACTGATAGGAGTTCGTGGGCAGCGCAGAGGATCCGATGGTTTTCTAACGTACGACACCACAAGGCATTACCCATTCGGGGAGGCGAAGCACAGGTGTGATTCGGTTTCAGCAGAAATGTTCGAAGACATTACCAAGCTGCACGATCTGGGTGTGGATAAGGAAAAACTGAATTCGCCGGTATCGTTGCTGAAGAACCAGCGCTTGCAGGAACGGCGCGGCTCAGATGGGCTGGTCTTTTACGATACTAGCTGTAAGTTCCCATTTGGAGAACCGAACACGGATCTTCCCCGGGCTTTGGAGGAACAGAGTAAAAAGATGGATACtaacaacgaaacgaaacatGTGACAACGAATACAAAAGGTGACGATGATATTCAGAAGTACAAAAGGGATAGCGGCGAATCGGAGCATTCCACGTTATTGAAGTTTTTGTCCAAGGAGAAGTTAAAATAG